Proteins from a single region of Carassius carassius chromosome 37, fCarCar2.1, whole genome shotgun sequence:
- the LOC132117938 gene encoding lens fiber major intrinsic protein-like — protein sequence MWEFRSMMFWRAVFAEFFGTMFFVFFGMGAALRWTSGPYHVFHTALCFGFAAATFIQSIGHISGGHINPAVTFAYLIGSQMSFFRAFFYICAQCLGAMAGAAALYGVTPNNMRGTLALNTLQPGMSLGMATTVEVFLTMQLVVCVFAVTDERRSGRLGSAALSIGFSITMGHLMGMYYTGAGMNPARSFAPAIIMRNFINHWVYWVGPMIGGAMGAILYDFMLFPRMRGLSERLATLKGSRSPESENQEDTRREPIELKTQTL from the exons ATGTGGGAATTCCGCTCTATGATGTTCTGGCGGGCGGTGTTCGCTGAGTTTTTTGGCACTATGTTCTTCGTCTTCTTTGGGATGGGCGCAGCTCTACGCTGGACCTCCGGGCCGTACCATGTCTTCCACACTGCCCTCTGCTTCGGTTTCGCTGCTGCCACGTTCATCCAATCCATTGGCCACATCAGCGGAGGACACATCAATCCGGCCGTCACCTTCGCCTACTTAATCGGCTCTCAGATGTCCTTTTTCCGAGCTTTCTTCTACATCTGCGCTCAGTGCCTGGGGGCCATGGCAGGAGCCGCGGCCCTGTATGGAGTTACACCCAACAACATGAGAGGCACACTGGCACTTAACACG CTGCAGCCTGGCATGAGTCTCGGCATGGCGACTACAGTGGAGGTGTTTCTCACCATGCAGTTGGTGGTTTGTGTTTTCGCCGTCACAGATGAGAGACGAAGCGGCCGTCTGGGTTCTGCTGCTCTGTCTATTGGCTTCTCTATCACCATGGGCCACCTGATGGGG ATGTACTACACTGGAGCTGGCATGAACCCAGCTAGATCTTTCGCTCCTGCTATCATCATGAGGAATTTCATCAACCACTGG GTGTACTGGGTGGGACCCATGATTGGTGGTGCTATGGGTGCCATCCTGTATGATTTCATGCTGTTTCCCCGTATGCGGGGTCTATCCGAGCGGCTAGCCACTCTCAAGGGCAGCCGATCCCCAGAGAGCGAGAACCAGGAGGACACCCGCAGGGAGCCCATCGAGCTGAAGACTCAAACCCTATAA